The following DNA comes from Candidatus Auribacterota bacterium.
AATCCAATCGGGAGTAACCGAGCATGCGTAAAGCGGCATATACCCTGATGGTGGCTGTTCCGTTGCTATCTCCTCTCGCCTGTCAGAGGGAGAGGGAATCACGCGATGTACTTATACAAAACGCAAGAGAACCAAGGAGAATTATGGACATGAACAGAGATGAATATCTTTCCAAGGCAAAAACGTATCTAAGCACCCTGTGCAGCGTAAAACCAAACAGGCGTGTCGGATCACCGGGAAACCGAGCAGCTACGGACTTTTTTGCCCGAACGGTGAAGCCCTGGGGCTACACGATCGATACTACTCCCTTTTCGTGTCTGGATTATGCAGGAGGGGAATCATCATTGCTATGCGAGGGGAGATCCTTCGAAATTCACACAAGCCCGTTTTCCTTGGGATGCAATGTAACCGCTGCGCTGGAAACGGTTTCCACAATTGATGAGCTTGAGAAATGCGCATGCAAGGGAAAGATTCTGTTGATGAAGGGCGCGCTCTGCGCCGAGCAGTTGATGCCCAAGAACTTTGTATTCTATAATCCCGATCATCACAAGAGAATATACGCCCTCTTGGAAGAGAAACAGCCGGCAGTAATTATCACCGCAACGGGGAAAAAGCCGGAATTGGTTGGCGCGCTGTACCCGTTTCCCCTGATATGTGACGGGGATTTTGACATACCGTCGGTGTACTGCACGGATACTGTTGGGAAGGAACTCGCTGCCCGAACAGGCGAAATATTCAGGTTGAGGATCGATGCCAGGCGGATCCCCGCAACGGCGTGCAACGTGATCGCCCGGAAGAATCCTGATGCAAAGAATAAGGTTATCGTCTGCGCGCATATCGACGCGTATGAAAACGCGCCCGGCATCGTCGTCGAGCTGTTGCTTGCGGAGATGCTCAAAGATTATCATGGCCCAGCGTGTATTGAGATAATCGCATTTAACGGAGAGGACTATTACAGCGCGGGGGGGCAG
Coding sequences within:
- a CDS encoding M28 family peptidase: MGCNVTAALETVSTIDELEKCACKGKILLMKGALCAEQLMPKNFVFYNPDHHKRIYALLEEKQPAVIITATGKKPELVGALYPFPLICDGDFDIPSVYCTDTVGKELAARTGEIFRLRIDARRIPATACNVIARKNPDAKNKVIVCAHIDAYENAPGIVVELLLAEMLKDYHGPACIEIIAFNGEDYYSAGGQMDYLRRYGKDFDSIAVAVNIDDVGYVRGRSAYSLYDCPKEIRVCADRAFGACGGIVKGEQWQQGDHMVFVQNGRPAIAFTSENMRELMATITHTAADTPEIVDCGKLYEVARALESFITRFPEPAQRP